DNA from Leptospira saintgironsiae:
GATTCCCTTTCTTATAATGATAAGGGAAACCAAGTCACATTTGTAAAGAAACTTCAAAAAGCAGAAGTGAAACAGGCTTAAATTAACAACCCAACAGAAAGGTAGAATATTCTATTTTAAGAATATATGAATATATACTAAGATTGTTTGGAAGAAGGTTTGTAATACGCTAAAAAATAACCACTAAGCAAGAACCAAGAAGGAATTTGTCCCAAGAAAAATGCTCCTGCTGCTCCCATCGTTCCATACTCAGGGATTAAAAGATTATCCAAAACTAAGCCGAAGACCAATCTAACTAAAGCAAGTATCGCAAGTAACCTAGGTTGTCCTAATGCAAATAATGCCATTCCGAGTGGAGAAAATACCAATTGGAATAGATAATTAGGATATAATAAATGGAATATAGGAACTGATTCAGGATATTTTCCTGAGAATAATGCGGAGAAGACCCAATCTCCTAAAAACACCCAAGGCCCTAAAGCCAGAGCAAATACCACAGCCACTAAGATAGATTTGCCCAAATAACTAGTGAATTCCTTATTTTCCGTTAGCCTAGAAAGTTTAGGATAGATCATTGAATTTAATACAGAAAATAAGATCACAAATCCACTGAATGGTTGTAAAGCCACCCCGTAAGCCGCTACAGCCTCATTCGAATGGTATTTATTCAGGAAAAATAACTCCATCCTATCTGATACAATTGCAAATAAAGAAGCTAAAAATGCATAACGATTGAAAGAGATGAGTTCTCTGGTTTGTTGTCGGACTTCTTCCTTATCACCTGCCCAATGCAATTTTCCTCTCGGGAATAATAGGAAGAATAACACAATCGTGAAAACTGGAGCTACGGAGAAGATCCCAAGTATATCCAAATGTCCGAGCGCATGGTCCGAAAATTGATCTGCTAAATACAAAATCAAAATGCGGATCAAGTTTGGAAGAGGATACCAAATAGAAAGCGCATGATATTGTCCAAAAGAAACAAATATACTTTCGAAATAAGAATTAAAAGAAAGAACAAAGCTACCGAATACGAGAAGAAATGCAGCCAGCGCATTCTCCTTTAAAAAATAAACAGCAACACTTGTAACAAGCACCAATAGAAATAATGCAGCCCATTTGACCCAGAGAGAAGATGCAAGAAGCACTCCAATCTTTCTTTTGTCTTCCGTCATTGGAGAAAGGAAACGTACTAAGGCGGTGGGTAATCCAAATTCTGCCACAGCTAAAAGTATAGGCAGAAATCCGGAATAGTATTGGAAGATCCCGTTCTCGTTTTTACTCAAGATACGAACGGAATAAACCATAAAGATAAAATTCAGTAGGGAGGCGATTACCTTGGAAAACCCTACTGAAAAAAAGCTACGTATGAATCCGGAGGTCCGTAATTTTCCGATACTTTCGGAAATGAACTGTAGAGAGGATCCAAGGCGAAGCATGAAGTTAAGTTAGATAGGCGCCTCCGCGTATCCTTTTTAAAAGAATGGGAGCGAGATGGCCAATATAGTAACACACGATCCCATACTTAAAGTATCTGGCAACCGGATTTTCCCCCAATAGTGAGGAGAGAATTTTTCCGAGAGCCAAATAAAAGATCAAGATCCCAAGAATGATCACGGCTACTCGGATCAAAAATACAATCCAAGAATCGACTGATTTCCAATCCAATCCTGCCCTCTTATTATACAAAATCCCGATCCCAAAACCTGCAAGAGCTCCTGCTGAAGAGATCACCTGCTCCCAGGATTTATTCGTAGACTCAGGTTGGCTTGGGTCATGAAGAAGAATGCTAGGCACAGTGAGAGCTAAAATAAAAAGTACAAGTGACTTCAGTCTTTTCTGGTCCGGTACCTGTCCTGTAAAACCAGGTTCCAAAACTCCAGGGTCTTTTGAGAACCAGAACTCCAATCCGAATAATACAAGTAATCCTAAAACAAAACCTCCGAGGGTATCGCCCAAAAAGTGAAGTCCAGCGTACATTCTTGCAATTGGCATAAATAAGATCAAAAACGCGGTAAGTATTCTCACCCAAGGAATTCTTACATGCAAAAATAAAGTTCCGTATAACACAACTGCGGTCTGCACATGTCCAGATGGAAATCCATAGGAACCTTCCATGAGTCCGAGCTCAGAAGGGAATGGTAAACCTATCGGTCTTGGCATAGTAAGTAGCGCCTTACAAGCTCCATTCACAATACTAGCTATCAAAAGACCAAGTGTCATTCTGAGTCCAATCTTTCGATCCAAACAAAGATAGATAAGAGAGACCAAAGCCATAAAAAAGAGAGAAGATCCCAAATAATGGAACACAATTGTAAGAGGATCCAAC
Protein-coding regions in this window:
- a CDS encoding oligosaccharide flippase family protein — its product is MLRLGSSLQFISESIGKLRTSGFIRSFFSVGFSKVIASLLNFIFMVYSVRILSKNENGIFQYYSGFLPILLAVAEFGLPTALVRFLSPMTEDKRKIGVLLASSLWVKWAALFLLVLVTSVAVYFLKENALAAFLLVFGSFVLSFNSYFESIFVSFGQYHALSIWYPLPNLIRILILYLADQFSDHALGHLDILGIFSVAPVFTIVLFFLLFPRGKLHWAGDKEEVRQQTRELISFNRYAFLASLFAIVSDRMELFFLNKYHSNEAVAAYGVALQPFSGFVILFSVLNSMIYPKLSRLTENKEFTSYLGKSILVAVVFALALGPWVFLGDWVFSALFSGKYPESVPIFHLLYPNYLFQLVFSPLGMALFALGQPRLLAILALVRLVFGLVLDNLLIPEYGTMGAAGAFFLGQIPSWFLLSGYFLAYYKPSSKQS
- a CDS encoding phosphatase PAP2 family protein; its protein translation is MRLKPKLYMLVFMTDSFLWKEILFSNSPLEALHVSALKPVLDPLTIVFHYLGSSLFFMALVSLIYLCLDRKIGLRMTLGLLIASIVNGACKALLTMPRPIGLPFPSELGLMEGSYGFPSGHVQTAVVLYGTLFLHVRIPWVRILTAFLILFMPIARMYAGLHFLGDTLGGFVLGLLVLFGLEFWFSKDPGVLEPGFTGQVPDQKRLKSLVLFILALTVPSILLHDPSQPESTNKSWEQVISSAGALAGFGIGILYNKRAGLDWKSVDSWIVFLIRVAVIILGILIFYLALGKILSSLLGENPVARYFKYGIVCYYIGHLAPILLKRIRGGAYLT